The Streptomyces sp. Alt3 genome has a segment encoding these proteins:
- a CDS encoding MHYT domain-containing protein — translation MQGTVDGFTYGAVTPVTAFLMACLGAALGLRCTTRSLRARGTSRAGWLALGATSIGSGIWTMHFIAMLGFSVREAPVSYDRPLTYASLAVGVGMVGIGIFLVGYRGATRMALVTGGTITGLGVASMHYLGMAGMNFGGVFEYDTLTVSLSVVIAVVAATTALWAAVSVHGFLPSLGASVVMGVAVSGMHYTGMAALQVHLHPDAAPAPPGEAPTSLLLPMMIGPGCFLLLAAVVVMIDPLVVSGTPEEAGRRPARTLPRGGPVTPIPVQRRRTPHYATTARKGSRPPRSR, via the coding sequence ATGCAGGGCACAGTTGACGGATTCACCTACGGTGCCGTGACCCCCGTCACGGCGTTCCTCATGGCGTGCCTCGGTGCTGCGCTCGGCCTCCGGTGCACCACGCGGTCCCTGCGAGCGCGAGGTACCTCCAGGGCCGGATGGCTGGCCCTCGGCGCGACCTCCATCGGTTCCGGCATCTGGACGATGCACTTCATCGCGATGCTGGGCTTCAGCGTCAGGGAGGCACCGGTCAGCTACGACAGGCCCCTCACCTACGCCAGCCTCGCCGTGGGCGTCGGGATGGTCGGGATCGGCATCTTCCTCGTCGGCTACCGGGGCGCGACCCGGATGGCACTGGTCACAGGCGGGACGATCACCGGTCTCGGGGTCGCCTCGATGCACTACCTCGGCATGGCCGGAATGAACTTCGGGGGAGTGTTCGAGTACGACACGCTCACGGTCTCGCTCTCCGTCGTCATCGCCGTGGTGGCCGCGACCACCGCGCTGTGGGCGGCGGTCTCGGTCCACGGCTTCCTTCCCAGCCTCGGCGCCAGCGTCGTCATGGGCGTGGCGGTGAGCGGGATGCACTACACCGGGATGGCCGCGCTCCAGGTACACCTGCACCCCGACGCCGCACCCGCGCCGCCCGGTGAGGCACCCACCTCGCTGCTCCTGCCGATGATGATCGGGCCGGGCTGCTTCCTGCTGCTCGCCGCGGTGGTCGTGATGATCGACCCCCTGGTGGTGTCCGGTACCCCCGAGGAAGCAGGCCGGCGGCCGGCTCGGACCCTCCCGCGCGGCGGGCCGGTCACCCCGATCCCCGTCCAGCGCCGCCGCACCCCGCACTACGCGACCACCGCGCGCAAGGGCTCCCGGCCGCCGCGGAGCCGCTGA
- a CDS encoding glycerophosphodiester phosphodiesterase, translating into MSVRTATASGAAAALLGTCFLLPAAQAQATGTQDSPVVYAHRGASAYAPENTLAAVDAADDLGIAWVENDVQLTKDGVLVVVHDTTLNRTTDAEEVFPDRAPWAVKDFTAAEIAKLDAGSWFGAGFAGARVPTLTQYLHRLERNHQKLLLEIKSPEIYPGIEKETLRVLRKEGWLDRNHVKHKLIIQSFGAESVKTVHAQRPDVVTGFLGTPAVADLPSYAAFTDQINPSHTTIGADYVAAVQKLKGAHGKPLRVNTWTVNDAAKAAQVAGFGVDGIITNNPDVVRDATR; encoded by the coding sequence GTGTCCGTACGCACAGCAACCGCCTCCGGTGCAGCAGCAGCCCTGCTCGGCACCTGCTTCCTGCTGCCCGCCGCCCAGGCGCAGGCCACGGGAACCCAGGACAGCCCGGTCGTCTACGCCCACCGCGGCGCGTCCGCCTACGCGCCGGAGAACACCCTGGCGGCCGTGGACGCGGCGGACGACCTGGGCATCGCGTGGGTGGAGAACGACGTGCAGCTCACCAAGGACGGCGTGCTGGTCGTCGTGCACGACACCACCCTGAACAGGACCACCGACGCGGAGGAGGTCTTCCCCGACCGTGCGCCCTGGGCGGTCAAGGACTTCACGGCGGCGGAGATCGCGAAGCTGGACGCGGGCAGCTGGTTCGGCGCGGGATTCGCGGGGGCCCGGGTGCCGACGCTCACGCAGTACCTGCACCGGCTGGAGCGCAACCACCAGAAGCTGCTCCTGGAGATCAAGAGCCCGGAGATCTACCCGGGCATCGAGAAGGAGACCCTGCGCGTCCTGCGCAAGGAGGGCTGGCTCGACCGCAACCACGTCAAGCACAAGCTGATCATCCAGAGCTTCGGTGCAGAGAGTGTGAAAACTGTCCACGCCCAGCGCCCGGACGTCGTCACGGGCTTCCTCGGCACCCCCGCCGTGGCCGATCTGCCGTCGTACGCGGCGTTCACGGACCAGATCAATCCGTCGCACACCACGATCGGCGCCGACTACGTCGCGGCGGTCCAGAAGCTGAAGGGCGCCCATGGCAAGCCGCTGCGGGTGAACACCTGGACGGTGAACGACGCGGCGAAGGCGGCCCAGGTGGCCGGCTTCGGCGTGGACGGCATCA
- the uvrB gene encoding excinuclease ABC subunit UvrB yields the protein MRPVSKIERSVAPFEVVSPYQPSGDQPTAIAELDRRVRAGEKDVVLLGATGTGKSATTAWMIEKLQRPTLVMAPNKTLAAQLANEFRELLPNNAVEYFVSYYDYYQPEAYVPQSDTYIEKDSSINEEVERLRHSATNSLLTRRDVVVVASVSCIYGLGTPQEYVDRMVQLKVGDEIDRDQLLRRFVEIQYTRNDLAFTRGTFRVRGDTIEIFPVYEELAVRIEMFGDEIEALSTLHPLTGEVISEDASLHVFPASHYVAGPERMEKAVTGIEKELEERLAELEKQGKMLEAQRLRMRTTYDIEMLRQIGTCSGVENYSMHFDGRLPGTAPNTLLDYFPEDFLLVLDESHVTVPQIGAMYEGDASRKRTLVDHGFRLPSALDNRPLKWEEFLGRIDQTVYLSATPGKYELSRGDGFVEQIIRPTGLVDPEVVVKPTEGQIDDLVHEIRKRTEKDERVLVTTLTKKMSEDLTDYFLELGIQVRYLHSDVDTLRRIELLRELRSGEYDVLVGINLLREGLDLPEVSLVAILDADKQGFLRSGTSLIQTIGRAARNVSGQVHMYADKVTPAMAQAIDETNRRREKQIAYNTERGVDPQPLRKKINDIVASIAREEVDTEQLLGTGYRQAKDTKAPVPSLGGKAGAGAKAKKDGAVVTDRPATELAGIIEEMTDRMRAAAADLQFEVAARLRDEVGELKKELRQMREAGLA from the coding sequence ATGCGGCCAGTCTCGAAGATCGAACGTTCGGTGGCGCCTTTCGAGGTCGTCAGTCCCTACCAGCCCAGCGGCGACCAGCCCACGGCCATCGCCGAGCTGGACCGGCGCGTCCGCGCAGGTGAGAAGGATGTCGTCCTGCTCGGCGCGACGGGCACGGGCAAGTCGGCGACGACCGCCTGGATGATCGAGAAGCTGCAGCGCCCCACCCTGGTGATGGCGCCGAACAAGACGCTGGCCGCCCAGCTGGCCAACGAGTTCCGCGAGCTCCTCCCGAACAACGCCGTCGAGTACTTCGTCTCGTACTACGACTACTACCAGCCCGAGGCGTACGTCCCCCAGTCGGACACCTACATCGAGAAGGACTCCTCGATCAACGAGGAGGTCGAGCGGCTGCGGCACTCCGCGACGAACTCGCTGCTCACCCGGCGGGACGTCGTCGTGGTCGCCTCGGTCTCCTGCATCTACGGCCTGGGCACCCCGCAGGAGTACGTGGACCGCATGGTCCAGCTCAAGGTCGGCGACGAGATCGACCGTGACCAGCTGCTGCGCCGCTTCGTCGAGATCCAGTACACCCGCAACGACCTCGCGTTCACCCGTGGGACCTTCCGGGTGCGCGGCGACACCATCGAGATCTTCCCGGTGTACGAGGAGCTCGCCGTCCGGATCGAGATGTTCGGCGACGAGATCGAGGCGCTCTCGACCCTCCACCCGCTCACCGGCGAGGTCATCAGCGAGGACGCCTCACTCCACGTCTTCCCCGCCAGCCACTACGTGGCGGGTCCCGAGCGCATGGAGAAGGCCGTCACCGGCATCGAGAAGGAGCTGGAGGAGCGTCTCGCCGAGCTGGAGAAGCAGGGCAAGATGCTGGAGGCCCAGCGGCTGCGCATGCGCACCACGTACGACATCGAGATGCTCCGCCAGATCGGCACCTGCTCGGGCGTCGAGAACTACTCGATGCACTTCGACGGCCGCCTCCCGGGTACCGCCCCCAACACCCTCCTCGACTACTTCCCCGAGGACTTCCTCCTCGTCCTGGACGAGTCGCACGTCACCGTCCCGCAGATCGGCGCGATGTACGAGGGCGACGCCTCCCGCAAGCGGACCCTCGTCGACCATGGATTCCGACTGCCCTCGGCGCTGGACAACCGGCCGCTGAAGTGGGAGGAGTTCCTGGGCAGGATCGACCAGACGGTGTACCTCTCCGCCACCCCGGGGAAGTACGAGCTGTCGCGCGGTGACGGCTTCGTCGAGCAGATCATCCGGCCCACCGGTCTCGTCGACCCGGAGGTCGTCGTCAAGCCGACCGAGGGCCAGATCGACGACCTGGTCCACGAGATCCGCAAGCGGACCGAGAAGGACGAGCGCGTCCTGGTCACCACCCTCACGAAGAAGATGTCCGAGGACCTCACCGACTACTTCCTCGAGCTGGGCATCCAGGTCCGCTACCTCCACAGCGACGTCGACACGCTGCGCCGTATCGAGCTGCTGCGTGAGCTGCGCTCCGGTGAGTACGACGTCCTGGTGGGCATCAACCTCCTGCGTGAGGGCCTCGACCTGCCCGAGGTGTCGCTCGTGGCGATCCTCGACGCGGACAAGCAGGGCTTCCTGCGCTCCGGCACCTCGCTGATCCAGACCATCGGACGTGCCGCCCGTAACGTCTCGGGTCAGGTCCACATGTACGCGGACAAGGTCACCCCGGCCATGGCGCAGGCCATCGACGAGACCAACCGCCGGCGCGAGAAGCAGATCGCCTACAACACCGAGCGGGGCGTCGATCCGCAGCCGCTCCGCAAGAAGATCAACGACATCGTCGCGTCCATCGCGCGCGAGGAGGTCGACACCGAGCAGCTGCTCGGTACCGGCTACCGGCAGGCAAAGGACACCAAGGCACCCGTCCCCTCGCTGGGCGGCAAGGCCGGCGCGGGGGCCAAGGCGAAGAAGGACGGCGCGGTGGTCACCGACCGGCCCGCCACGGAGCTCGCGGGGATCATCGAGGAGATGACGGACCGCATGCGGGCCGCCGCCGCCGACCTGCAGTTCGAGGTGGCCGCCCGGCTGCGCGACGAGGTGGGCGAGCTGAAGAAGGAACTGCGTCAGATGAGGGAGGCGGGGCTGGCCTGA
- a CDS encoding TerD family protein codes for MTVNMTKGQAISLTKSDGGTLTAVRMGLGWQAAPRRGLFGSRTREIDLDASAVLFADKQPVDVVFFRHLVSDDGSVKHTGDNLVGGAGSGGDDEAILVDLQRVPVHIDQIVFTVNSFTGQTFQEVQNAFCRIVDETNGQELARYTLDGGGQYTAQIMAKVHRAGGGWQMTALGNPANGRTFQDLMPAILPHL; via the coding sequence GTGACGGTCAACATGACCAAGGGCCAGGCCATCAGCCTGACGAAGAGCGACGGGGGGACCCTGACCGCGGTACGGATGGGGCTCGGCTGGCAGGCGGCCCCGCGCCGCGGGCTGTTCGGCTCGCGCACCCGGGAGATCGACCTGGACGCCTCGGCGGTGCTCTTCGCCGACAAGCAGCCCGTGGACGTCGTGTTCTTCCGCCACCTGGTCAGCGACGACGGTTCGGTCAAGCACACCGGCGACAACCTGGTCGGCGGCGCCGGCTCCGGTGGCGACGACGAGGCGATCCTGGTCGACCTCCAGCGGGTCCCGGTCCACATCGACCAGATCGTCTTCACGGTGAACTCCTTCACCGGCCAGACGTTCCAGGAAGTGCAGAACGCCTTCTGCCGCATCGTCGACGAGACCAACGGTCAGGAGCTGGCCCGCTACACGCTGGACGGCGGCGGCCAGTACACGGCGCAGATCATGGCGAAGGTGCACCGCGCGGGCGGTGGCTGGCAGATGACGGCTCTGGGCAACCCGGCCAACGGCCGGACCTTCCAGGACCTGATGCCGGCGATCCTGCCGCACCTGTAG